CTGTGGTGGTCGCCAGCAGCAGTATTTATCAGGCTGATCAGGTTGGAAGATGGAAGGTTGAGGTTTCAACCTGACAAAACCGGCAAGGTCATTCCAAGAGACAATAGGCTGCAAAAGAAAACGAGTGGCTACGTGCCAAATGAAGCAGGCGAAAAAGAGTTgcttttcgagttgaaaaagtgTTACAACCATaagtttaaaccaaaaaattcagtgTTTAATTCGCAAAACTTATGTGTAGAAACGAGTACGAACCTGTCTGCTGAAGTGGTCACCGAGCCGGATGGCGATTATTTAGTCACTACCAAAGAGTCAATCGAAAAAACGAAAGCGAAAATGCCAGAGAGTAGCAGGCCGATAGCTCAAATTATTGAAGACCTAACCAAGATGGAAGTGAAGCTGTCTCCGGATTggcagaaaaaagtcaaaatggtCTGTAAAGCGTGGAAGAACAAGCAAGGTCAGCCAATGGAAGAGAACTCAAGCGATGAAGAATCAACAAAATCGAGCGATGGGGCAGCCAATCATCAGGAAGTCGCAATTAATCAGGCAGCTGCAGATCAGAGTAGCTCACCAGAGAGTGACGTCATTGATGAGAAGCGGACCGATCCAAACACTGTTGAGCCGTTAGTGAGGAGCCAGATTGAGAATTTTGATCAGGCCAAGACCTGTGTGGTTCCCCTGCGGTTCGCGGACTTAACTTTATTTACTCAATTAGATTCTGGTGCTACACCTAATATCATGTCGGAAACTTGTGCcaataatttaataaataattataaagagaaaattgaatttatttatttaaaacgaGTACTTCAGTGTAGATTGGCTAACAACCAAGTGGTAAGAACGTGGAAAAAGGCAATAGTAGTGCCATTGAAATTTGGCAAGCATAAGATcaaagtgccattttttgtAATGCCTGGTGACAACAAGTTGTTACTGATTGGCACGAAATCGATCGAGAAGTTAGACATAAAAACAGATGTAAAGAAAGGTACTGCTACGTGTAGGCCACCTGGCACTCACAGAGCTGAAGAGGTTGTATTTGCAAAGAGAAGCGAATATCGAGTTGAAGACATGTATACCAACCAAATACAACTTGAAGAAGAGTACCAAAAAGAGACAGTAGAAATAGTTTCACGAGCTGATTTACATAGTTTTTTTAGAAAGGATGGAAGGCCTAGAGATGATGGGCCTGAAATCTTTGAAAGAAACCTGAGAAGGTACCTAGGTGAAGCAGTTCGTGAAGGAAGGATTACGAAAGCGGAGTCTGAGGAGGCACTCGAGGAGCTGCTCAAATTCAGAGATGTGTTTAGTAGATTTCCGGGTAAATACAAAGGAGCTATGGTGAAATTGAAGTTTGTAGATCCTAACAAAATTCCGAACTTCGTAGGGCCTAAGTATAATCCGTCAAACAAACAACTTGACAAGATTAGACGAGCTTTGGCTGATATGGTTGAGCAAGAGGTAGCAGAGCCGTCTGATACAACTTATATAAATCCTTTAGTGCCCAACGAGAAAAAAGATGGAAGCGTAAGACTGTGTTTAAATCCAGTAGAGTTGAACCCTATACTACAAACTAATTACAACGAGGCGGGCCTCTTAGATAGAATAATTACCTCAGATGGAGAAGCCCGTTTCTTCACAACGTTAGATTTCACGACAGCCTTTTGGCAGTTGGTGCTGGATCCAGAGTCGCGCAAGTATACTGGTTTCAAGGTCGATGGTAGAGTCTACCAAATGATAAGACTCCCGtatggcttgaaaatttcatctgcgGAATTTGTAAAAGTAATTAATGAAGTAATACCCGATATGCCTGGAGTTACGAAATACGTGGATGATTTGTTGCTAAGGTCACTCACCTTCTCAGAGATGCTGAGGCTATTAAAAAAAGTACTAGAGTTGTTGCGTGAGCATGGGCTCAAACTTAATCCGAACAAGTGTAAATTCTTCGCCAGTTCCACCGACCATCTTGGCTTCAATATTTCAACTAGAAGCATAAAAAAACAGAGTAAGAAAATTGAAGGTTATTTAGAGTATATACAAAAGAAAACGTTAAAGAGAACTGGTAAAGTTAAATTAGGTAACGTAAGAGATGTGTTAACTTTAATAGGATTAACTGGTATTTATAGTCGCTTCATCCCTAATTATCAAGATATTGTGAAGCCACTCTACGATTTGACTCGTAAAGGTGTACCATTTGTATGGGGCACCGCTCAAGAGGAAGCGGTAGAGAAGCTCACAGTGGAATTTACGAAAGAGTTTGAGCTTATGTCACCAGTTGACGGAGAAGATTTATACCTAGATACAGTGTCTACTGAGCATTCGCTCAATGGCGTCTTGTACCAAAACATCAAAGGTGAAGACAAAGTAGTAATGTTCGTGAGTAGCGCGTTTAAACAACACCAGCAAAATTATACGTTAATTGAGCGCGAGATGTTTGCTTTGGTAAGAGTAATAAATAAGCTTCAGCTTTGGCTCCATGGTAGGCAAATACACGTGAGAGGTGATCTCCAGTCAGTCGTGCACAAGTTTACAACTCTGGCTAAGGTGCATAGAAAAGCGGCTGGCTGGATCACAGAGTTGAACTGTTACGATCTCGTGTATGATTTGAAACATAAAGTAAGAGGCCAATGGTATGGAATTCAGGCGCCTGAGTTGACAGTTTATGATACAAATTGGACAAACATGGTGCCATTAGATGTGTCATTTGTAGAATTGGTAAAAGATGAAGTCTTGGATCACCTGAGACGCTTGGACATCTTCCAGAGACGTGATAGGATGTGTACTAAGATAGTGCGCAAACTGAACGCCTCAGAGCTTGATATGACTGCAAAACAGTTAGAGTCAAAGAGAAGAATGCAAGCTAAATATGCAGTGatcaaagagaaagaaaaagagttgctattcagaaaattcaaagatggCTCAAGGATTCCAGTAATGCCTGACGAGTTGTTCAGAGATACCATTTTTTACTTGCACGAGATGTATGGCCATATTGGAGCGCATAAACTAGAAGCAGTCTTTAAACGATTATATTATTCACCAAATATTGTGAAAACTACACGAATTATTACGAGCGAGTGCATCACTTGTAGAAAGACCAAAGGTTATAGCGAGAAGAAGCGcttgcaattttcacaaatagaGGCGTTTAACATAGCGGATGTCATTTCTGCGGACCTGTGTGGACCAATAGCGAACGAGCACGGAGAGCCTAAGTATATGTTTGTCGCAAAGTGCGTATTTACATCGAAAGTGTGGATTATTCCACTGGAGTCAATTCCAGCTGAGACAGTAGTGCACGCGATGGAAACTGTGCTCAATGATATAGAGAAGCTGGGCCACAAAGTTCGCAAAGTAATTACAGACAATGGTAGTCAATTTAGGAGTGAGGCGTGGAACGAGATGCTCACCGCAAATGGTATAAAAATAGGCCATACTACAACTTACAACCCTCAGTCTTCTCTGGTTGAGCGCACGATGCGCATAATTGGAGATAGGCTGAGAGCAAAATTAAATGATGAGCCCGAGAATGACGAGTATACTCACCACGGTTGGCACGTGCATGTTAAGAAAATAGAGTCCGAAATAAATAATACCCCTACTGAATTTGGCATAAAACCGAATGAGGTATGGGGCATCGAAGATGAGTTTTCTGCCAACATGCCAACCAAATTGGCTAAGTTAAATTCTAAGTACCTGCTCAAGAAGCTGCAGCAggaccaaattgaaaaaaatcctaaatctgTGACTACCGAGACGCTCATGGAAAAGCCTATGGAGCTCTCAAACCTGATACGTGACGAAGATGGTTATTACTGGGCAGCCGTTGATGGAGCTTGCTCAAACAATGGCTCCAGTGATGCCATAGCAGGTATAGGGGTGGCTTGGACTCCTACTGGGGAATTCAACATTTCCGAACGAGTAGACCACCCTAGGTACCGAAATACCAATAATTTGGCCGAGGCGATAGCTCTGTGTAAAGCTATGAAAGTAATGCTCAAATTAGGTGcgaaaagaggaaaaatattttcggatTCATGCTACTTAACAACAGCAATTAATTATAATGtggagaaatggaaaattaataactggaaaaatgctagcaaaaagcCAGTTGTGCaccgagaaatttttcaagaaattctagAGTTGAAAGAAagatttgagaaatttgagTTAAAGCACACACCTGCGAGAAGCTTTGATCGTAACAACCACGCTGCTGATAAGCTTGCGCGTAAGGCAGTGTATACACAAGAGTTGGTAGACCTGCGAGTTGATGAGATGACCGAGCAGCAGgcgttaatttcatttattcgaGAAAAGAGAAAGCTACAAAGGTCAGGAGATGAAGtagcattttataaaattaagggAGACCCTATTTGTTACGAGGAGGGGGAATTAGTTATGCTTACTGAACACAGACAGAGCTCATATGATAAAGGAgtctcgaaaaaattgtttcccaAGCGATTTGGGCCTTACATGGTCATGAAGCATGTTGGAGACAATGCATACCGAGTAAGGAGCATAGCTAACGAGTCTGATGAGCAAATTGTCAACGCTAGACAAAtgacaatttatttgaatttagaACAACAagagaagctcaaaaatgatccgaaattaaaatcaaaaacagacTCAAGGcccttaattgaaaaaattaaagagaaagTAACGCCAAAAGAGATAGAAAGGTCAGAAATTGATGAGGAGGTCGAAGAGGAGGTCattgactctaaaatacacgaTCAAGTAGCAGAAAGAGCAGCTAGGCTATTGGCTAGAGAATTGCGAAAGAAAGAGTTAGAACAAGCTGAggaaaaaagaggaaagaaacTGCAAGAATTCCAGAAGCTCAAAAAGCATGCGAGACGCAAGTTAGATGATAAAGAAAACGAGAAGATTGCTACGTGCATTAAAAAAGCCGTGGGTTTGACAACAAAGGCTGGAGAAATACTTGCGAACGCGGAAGAAAAagataaagaaagaaaaagaacgaaaaaattgaaaccaggTGAAAAAGCACCTGGATCAGACGATCCGGATTATGTACCACCCACAAGCACAAAGagaaggaaaaagaaaacagtaAATTTCATTGCTCTGGAAAAATTAGAATCACATCATCGAGTGATGTTTGTAGAGTTGTACATGAATTACGAGGACGTGCTgaaatgaaaagagaaaaagagtAGCTGGGATTCGAGGTACTGGTTGGTGCCTAAATTTTAATCtgtaaataatttgttttagttttaaatttattttattcaaattactcGTAGCAATATTTTTAACctgattttaaaaaccaaagAGAGCAAGCCATCGAAAGTAAAGGCAAGTTCTATCCGAGTAGCATACGAGCTGTATGAAGAGAAGTAGTACTAGCGAGTAGGCGGGGGGTAGAATGGAATGAACGCAACGAGAACGAAAACGAGCGGCTCCCCGCAACCTGTAGTTACGAAGCAGAGAGTAGTCTGCACGTTAGCGAGTAGGCGGGGGGTGGTAAGGAGTCGCACGCATCAGCTGATAAAACTAGATCGGTTGAAACGAACCAACGAACGAGAAAAGTAAGGCCAAGGACGTTGCAGTTTTGATGTATTATTGATGCGTGTTATGTAATAACGTGAATGTTTATTGAAAGTTTGTAGTGAAGTGCGTATTCGTAGAATTCGGCATTTTGATGCTTTCGTGGTAAATTTTGCGCTAATTGGTGATTGTAAAAGCCCACGTTTGCGTGTGTATGTGCGAAATCAAGTAATTTggtgtaaaaaagtaaaaaatcggGTAATTTATTCGAGAAGTGAGCAGTTTGCTGCGTGTTTGTTCCGGTAAGGTCTAACAAAGAAGCCTAAAATCAAAATGGCGTAAGTCTATTGAGCATGGTTTTTAATTCACTCGTGTTGTATTTTTTCCGTTagaaagtgaataaaaattcgaaacgtGTTGATTAGAAGAAAACTACAGCAAAAGAGTAGCTCCTCGTGTATTTCGACTGGGTAAGTTGAATTTGTTTAGCCTCGTGTGCAATTAATTTCATTGTGTCATATGGTACGACATGCTTAATTAGAGAAAGATTATTAATTCAGTGTGGTGTTTTTGCACACAGCCGAAAAAGCTACCGGCGACACGAGAAGCGACGTGGTTTTGTCTTGTTTCAACGAGTTGGAAAAACGATAGTGGTCAAGTTgtggcatgaaatttttcgacgaaGTTTTGTTTCATTACAAAAGGTAAGCGAAATGCACAGAGTAAACTACCGTATATTTAAGCACAGTGCTAATTGCAAGTACGTGTAACTAGAAAGTGAACTACGAGTAGTATATTGAGATGTTCGTTACCTGTTTCAGCTGATTAGTTGGACGGTCGTGTGTTAAATATTCGTTTGACGAGAATTTTATCGACGCTGAAATTAGGTAAGCTGGATTCAGAAGTACCTACAAGTAGCATACACGTACCTACAAACAAAGTAAGataattcgaaaattaattacctGTCAACGCTTTCAGTAATAAGATGTATTGGATCGTGTTAAATTGATTCGAGAAGCTGGAAGTTTATTTTAGTTAGACAAAGGTAATTACGATAAATAGAGTAGATTACGagtaaaatacgaaaaatgcatttgtacTTACCATTATGTCGTTGATTTGCCGCAGCTATTGACGTAAAATGGATGACGCGAACGAAAGAGAAGATATACTGAGACGAGCGTTTGTTTGGGATGATAGCAGCAGCAGCACTTCCGAAAGGTAAAGATCTTCGATACCTGTAAAATAGAGTAAAAATTAGATTATTCTCGAGTAGCATCGATAATTAACAGAGTACGGTGCAATTGTTGTTTAAATTTAGCGAATCGGAAGATGATGCGACGCATTACCGCGTTTTCCGCTGTCAGCTGTGTGGCCAGGCTATCGGCGAGGgctcaaaaagcaaaaaatcgaattcgagAGCCCTCGTCATGCCATGCGGGCATCAGTTTCACAAAAAGTGCCTAAAGAAGCACAAGGTGAAAGTGCCTGGCGATTGCCCAGTGGTTCGGTGTAAAAAATCCGGCAAAGTCGATCCGGCCACATGGATAAAATTGAGAGGTGGCACGACGGAGATTTCGAGATGGGCCAACGAAGACAACGAGTCGCTGAGGGAAAGATTGCGGGACGCGGAAAGACAGGTACGATCGTTGATTGAGCAAAACGAGTCGCTCATGAGAAATACGCCAAGAACTGAAATGGAGCTACGAGAACGCGAGCTGAAAATTGCAATCGACGAAGCGGTGCGTCTGCGTAAAGAATTAGACGAGCTGCAGGCTACCGCTACCGCACTTGCTGATCGGAATCGTGTCCTCCTACTAGCGCATGAAGGCAAGGAAGAGCCGACGCCAGAGGAGCTGGTGGAAGACGCCTACGCGATCGAGAaagaaaaacgagactttgacaTGCGGTTCGATGCTGGTAAGCTTAATCATGATCGAGTAAGTTCACGATAAACGAGTAAGCTTATATTTTACGTGTTTTATATCACAGAAAACAGAGCTATCCGCGACAGGCGTTACCAGCAGTTCGAAGAAGCGTTGCGCGAGAACGACACGAGTTTCGAACAAGCATTAAGCGCAATAAGTCGAGCGCGTAGCTTCAATCATATTGAAGACCACCGTGTCATGATGCTGTTAGACCTAGATCGCCAAGCAGAGGAGCGCGAGATTACCTTGACTGAGATACTCGATGGTTTGGACGTTGTGCCGGTATTAGGAGGTAAGCGTCGGCAAATATAGCTTTGATTTCGAGAAATGCAACGAGTAGTAAACGAGTTGTGTTCTTTCTTGTGTATTTTGTCAAATAGGTGTCGAGCTGCCGGTCGCTATGCAAATGATCGGTTTGAACAGCCGCTTAGAGCAGCTGTCAATTTCTTACGAAGACATCTTCGAGCTGTTGAACAACGAGACCGAACGAGCACGTATCACCGCGAGGCGGTTGCAAAGACAAGCGGAAGCGAAGCCATCTACGAGCGAGGAGCCTGTAATCGACGAGCAGCCCGAAGCAATAAAAATAGAGGCGGTAGAGCAGCCAATAGAAAACGAGAAGCCACCGACGCCAAGTGTTGTTATTCCGGTCCTGTCGCCCGAGGTTATCTCGAACGTTAACAGAAGAGCCTCGTTAAGCTACGAAAGCGTCGAAGACTTGAGTACTCCGAATTCGGGTAAGAATAGCGAAGTAAGCCCTCCAGCTGACGAAAGAGTGTCGAGACGTGCTACACGAAAGAGAACGAGTGAGAGTGCGTCGGCCGAGAGCTCTGCGTCCAAAAAGTCCCGTAATAGTGATATTTCCGATGATGTATTAATTGCATCTTTAAAACTGTGTTTAGAAAGAGCAAGTAGAGACAATTTACGTGGCGAAATTCAGAGGCTACTAGATATGCGAGGAGTGGCCGAGAATGACGCGAAATCGAACCCCGATGAGTCAGAAAACCTGATCCGAAAAACTCTGCTCGAAGCGAAGGTGAAGAAACAAGAGTCGACACCGAAACTAGAGAAGCGGCCAGCGGATGCTGAGGCGGGTACGCCAGCCTCGGGCGCTGACAGCAGCTTACGTAAAAGTGAGTCTCGTTCGAGCCGAAAGAGTACGACTGCGGAAGGTTCGTCGTCAAAAAAATCCACCGAGTCGAGCACGTCGAAATCGGGCGTTTCCGGTGTTGAATCGATTAAACGAAGCAGATCGAGGAGCAGCTCGTCGAGTAGCTCCGATTCCAGTTCTTCAAGCTCGTCACCCCCGAAAAGACCTCGGCGTAAAGCCGCAGCAAAAAGAGAAGCTCCGGCGAAGAAGAAATCAgtgtcaaaaaagaaaaagccgACGCCGCCAAAGAAGAAACCGGCTGCGAAGAAGAAGGCTCCGGCACAAAAGAGAACGACGAAAGAGAAATCTTCGACGAAAGAGGAGCCCTCTGTGGAAAAAGAAATAACCCCTGAACGAGTAGCTGAAGGAGTCCAAACGAGGAGTAAGACGCGCAGCGAATCGAAGTCGGTGGAGGAGGGCGAAGTTACTCAATCAAGCCAAGAGGTGCTTGAGCTAGTAGCGAGTCCGAATGAAGTGGAGGATCTCGCAGCGAGtacgccaccgccgccgccgagCGGCCCAGCTCCGGCGCAGCCGCCGCCACCACCAAGTCCGGTGCTACGAGATCAGGCACCGGGCATTGCTCAGGCAAACCCGCAGGAAAGAGCGCGGCTAGAGCTGATAGAAAGGGAGGCGCAGTTCCGTCATAATATCGAAGAAATGATGCGCGAGTTCGATCGACAAAACGCGAACGCCCAGGCAGGCTATATGGAGCCCATGCCTATCGAAGAGTGTTTCACTCCGCCAGAGCAGTGACCTCCGCCGCCGGCTCCAGTATGGATTCTCGCCGAATACCGATTGGAACCTGGCACGCGAAGATACTTCCGAAA
The sequence above is a segment of the Planococcus citri chromosome 3, ihPlaCitr1.1, whole genome shotgun sequence genome. Coding sequences within it:
- the LOC135840618 gene encoding pinin-like; protein product: MDDANEREDILRRAFVWDDSSSSTSESESEDDATHYRVFRCQLCGQAIGEGSKSKKSNSRALVMPCGHQFHKKCLKKHKVKVPGDCPVVRCKKSGKVDPATWIKLRGGTTEISRWANEDNESLRERLRDAERQVRSLIEQNESLMRNTPRTEMELRERELKIAIDEAVRLRKELDELQATATALADRNRVLLLAHEGKEEPTPEELVEDAYAIEKEKRDFDMRFDAENRAIRDRRYQQFEEALRENDTSFEQALSAISRARSFNHIEDHRVMMLLDLDRQAEEREITLTEILDGLDVVPVLGGVELPVAMQMIGLNSRLEQLSISYEDIFELLNNETERARITARRLQRQAEAKPSTSEEPVIDEQPEAIKIEAVEQPIENEKPPTPSVVIPVLSPEVISNVNRRASLSYESVEDLSTPNSGKNSEVSPPADERVSRRATRKRTSESASAESSASKKSRNSDISDDVLIASLKLCLERASRDNLRGEIQRLLDMRGVAENDAKSNPDESENLIRKTLLEAKVKKQESTPKLEKRPADAEAGTPASGADSSLRKSESRSSRKSTTAEGSSSKKSTESSTSKSGVSGVESIKRSRSRSSSSSSSDSSSSSSSPPKRPRRKAAAKREAPAKKKSVSKKKKPTPPKKKPAAKKKAPAQKRTTKEKSSTKEEPSVEKEITPERVAEGVQTRSKTRSESKSVEEGEVTQSSQEVLELVASPNEVEDLAASTPPPPPSGPAPAQPPPPPSPVLRDQAPGIAQANPQERARLELIEREAQFRHNIEEMMREFDRQNANAQAGYMEPMPIEECFTPPEQ